Within Lagopus muta isolate bLagMut1 chromosome 1, bLagMut1 primary, whole genome shotgun sequence, the genomic segment gtccctggaggtgctcaaggccaggttggatggggccctgtgcagcctggtctggtattaaatggggaggttggtggccctgcatgtggtggaggggttggaaattcatgatccttgaggtcccttccaaccctgggcattctgtaattctgtgatcaCACGGCAACAAGATGTAATGGAAaagaatattggtgggaagttTCAGtccctactgccataccatcaatGTCAGCCTGTGAtgtcgtgggccaacataatcAAGTAGGAgatgttactttcagagtagcccTTGGATTACCTGCCTGCATAAGAAGAGTATAGAGTTCTCTTTGAGTCACCCAGATTTTAGGAAAGTGTTAAAGTCACAGTGTGTTTCTGCCACATTTAGGAGGAATTGTAATTGTGAAGCTGAGCAGAAGGGACCTTACTGCTGAGCATAGAGTGTAATGGTGCAGACTGACTCATGCtattttctctggaaaaagaaCAATGCTTTCTGGTTAAAATTCTTAGTTAGCCAGCAATTTTCCTGTCGTGAGTTGTCCATgtgtaattttctttattttttttccaaaagattgGCAGTGAAGTAGAAAGTCTGAAGAAGCAAGTTTGTGCCCTCTTTAAAGAGCTCCAAGAGGCCCACGAGAAGTTAAAAGAAGCAGAACTAATTCAGAAGAAACTTCAAGAAAAGTAAGGTTCAGAAGAACAATAATTGTGCTGTGACACcccattaatattttaatgaaaactccCACCTTGGGAAACTCAGAAGCTCTACAAATAGCAAATACCCGTTTCATGGAAATGCTGCAAAAGATTGCATCTTTTTAAGTGAAGATGAAAGTACAGAAGTACAGTAATTGTCATAAAATCAGAACTGCTAACCTAGTTCTACAAATAGAACCCCAGTGCTTGGAATTTTAATATTTGGGTTTTAATCCTTGTTGATATAAAGGCagatcttgttttctgtttcgCATAATCGCTCCATTTTTTGGCCCTGGGGGAAGAAGCTAAGGGACCTAGTTACAAACCTTCTCACACAGTCTGTCTGTGCTTTTGAAGGCCAACGTGTAGGTCTTTAAAATCGGAAAGAAGAGCTTCAATTTGTTTGCTTAGTTTTCTGTCAAATTTCAGTTCTTTGAGGTTcataacagtaagaaaaaatgcattccaTTTAGTAGCTTTATTTTCAAGTagttgtgtgtatatatatattttcgtctttcctttttcttcatcaaAATAAGCCTTTCAAGTGAAGCACCTAAAGATTCTTTTTGTGTGATGCCCTTGTGCCAAATCCATCAGGAAAAGGTGAACGGGATAGATCaagtgttttccttcttttcccttcttttgtcAGGTGCCAAGCATTGGAAAGAGTAAACTCAGCTGCTGCAATGGAAttggaggagaagcagcagctcataTACACCATCAAGAAGCTGGAGCTTCAGGTGGAGAGCGTGCAGGCAGAGGTCAAGCTAGAACAAGCCAAGACACAGGACGAAAAGTGAGTATTGGTTGTGTATCATGGGGGGATTATTGTTAGtgagaaagggaaatgaaggGAACATGATGAAAGGGAATTTGAATCTGAAATACGAGTTTTGTGTTCTACACAGTTTGAAGCCAAGTTATGTTTACAGAGTCTTAAGTAGAAACCTCTGCATCTGTCTGTGTCACTTTGAATCTGGAGTCTCCAGAGTCTCCCAAACTGTATCTTTTTGTCTAGTGAATACCTCACAGAGGAAAATTTGAGCTGTAAGCTCTGATGGGtatcttctttttgttgtaAAGCCAAAGGCAGTTTAAGATCAGGTATAATATGCAAGtagaggaagcagaaaaacGACAGCAGCTTGTCAGTTTGACTGGCAGGGGGTGAATGCATCCACATGTTGGAGAGTAGGGCCAAGTCAAGCGATGACAGTGATGGGAAAGCGATGTCAGTGGTCTCTACAATAGCTTTGCAGTTAGAAGAGTTAAATGTGAAGCTGAGATAAAGAGACTGGCTgtttgctgcagctctctgctcccttTTATGAGCAGTCCATGTAAGGAGTGTGAGAGTGTCAGAGTGAGCTGTATGGAGAGGTGGAACTGTCTGAAGGCACCGTcttcagctgctggagaagctgctCATTCTGCTCATTCCATTTGGAGTCTGTTCTTCCCCTGATAAATTCTTCATCATTTGAACTCTCTCAGTCAAGACTGGTGAGCTTGATTATAAATTATTGGATGATAGATTATTTAATATGACATGCAGGCTATCAGTAAGGACATTTGTTTGGACTCAGTCTAGGGATGGAGCAGCACACAACTCCTTGGAGAGATGCTGAAAAACGGAGCACAGTTTTTTATCATCACCAATGCAGATTCACTTCCTAACAGCTGGGTTATCTATTCTAAAGTCTGAAAGATTGATATTTGTGTATACATTTTTAACTCTTAAACCCTTATGAAACTGAGACTTTCTGAGGCTGTTTAGGAGACTGTTTAGGAGAGAAAGAAGTCTTCAACTGGGACAAGTAGGATAGTTCTGCAAAATAGATAGTAAAAAGAGTACCAGATCTTTCAGAGAACTTTTAAGTGTttcaaacatttgtttcttttcataaacAGGACAAGATACAGTAGCTTGCAGGACGCTTACAACAAACTCCTTCCTGAACTCACTGAAGCAATGAAAACAATCAGTGAGATGAAAGTCAAAGAGGTAAACTCATCAACAGAAGAAATCATAATGATTTAGGGGGGAGTGGGAAGAAGTGTGAGAATGCATGTGGGAATAAATCCAAGCCCAGAACACATGGGCCTGAATTCACATAATATGACATGTAGCCTGGCAGCATTGCTCTGAGAAACAGAGATCCTGTGCTGGCAATTACAGAAATCTTATCCACATATCTGGATTTCGCTGTTCTGGATAAAGATTAGTCTATAGTGCATTATGAAGTCCAACCCTTAGAGATCGGTGATATGAAAATGCATGGAAGTGTTCCTGCAGCATAGCTTGTAAATGTAGAAATGTAGAGTTCTGAATGTTTTAGTATTCTTAAATATAACATCTACCATAGTGAGGTCCTGTTCATAACTGAGGATCCATGCAAGTGCGAGATTCTTCTGtatcattttggaaaaaatccTTTGCAGTGTTCATTTGGGAGCTCTGTTTTGACTTGATACCGTGTAgctgaaaagcacaaaaataatctttcagtTGAAAGATCAATCAACATTGCTATCTTAGGGCAGGCCCCTGTGTCCATGGAGTTGAAAGCTTTTTCCCACGAACAGGAGGATTAAGTAGCAAACTTCCACTCAGAGCAGAGTCACATTCTGAGCTCGTCTCAGTCTTAATTCTTTCTTGCAGCTTGACAGGGTGGATAAAGTTGTGGTGGAAGAACTGAATGCAAAGGTGTTGCTGGCAGAACAAGCTcttgctgcaaagcagctccAGATGGATGAAATGAAGCAGCTAATTGCTAAGCAAGAGGAGGACCTTGAAACCATGGCTGTGCTCCGTGCTCAGGTATGAGTCCTTCAGAAACTGGCTGGTTTGTTCACCCAGTATTCAGAAACCAGCAGGAGCTATTTAATGGCTCGGTCTGGAATATTGTTCATCTGTTTCCTCAATTCCTAAGCATAATTCCTTTAGTCAGTTTGCATTGCAGATCCTTGCAGGGCCTGAACCACCATATCCTACACTGCAGTCTGGCACAACAAATAAATTTGGgaatagattttatttatttatttatttatttatttatttatttacatttaaaaccACCATCTTTAAAAATTACCACATATGTTTTAGGGATTGTTTTATTCAAACGTGACCCTAAAAACAGTCTGCCTCGCATTTAAgacaagggaggaaaaaaaacaaaaaggcatcTTGCTCTGGTTCCACTATCTGTGCCACTGGTTTGTGTGTGCCACTGGTTGTCACCTCCTCACTGCTGTTCTGTACCTCATTTGTGCCTCTGTGCACCAATTGCGCTGTCCCAGATAAGATTCTTGAAGTCTACATGGAGAagctttttcactttctgtaaAGTGCAGATTATCACTTTGCAGTGTGCAGGTGCTGTAGGAGTGTTTGAGTAGATGCAGGCTGTGATGTGGGCAATACTACTGTGGTACATAGATTTGGTTCAGCCTAAGTTACTAATTCTCAGCATGATTTAATTTCTCTGATCAGATGGAGGTTTATTGTTCTGATTTCCATGCCGAGAGGGCAGCAAGAGAGAAGATCCATGAGGAGAAGGAGCAGCTGGCTGTCCAGTTGGCATACCTGCtaaaagagcagcaaaaccTTGAAGATCTTGGCCGGTGAGAACAGACTTTGGCTGAGCTGCCTTTGGTTTTGTCTTGTTCCCCTGCATGCTGGAACTAACCAATGTTATCTTGGTAGCATCTCagttaaaatgcaaacaagtttgcagacatttatttattggttaatttgaattttgtaaaagaaaaagaaatcagttggCTGACTTAGCTATTTTGATTTGCAATAGAATCTCAAAAGCATTTTAGCATAAGGCATGTTAGTTCTTGGATACTTCAGCAAGACTTCACTTGGGATGACTAAGGTAAATTCTCCCTGCTTCTATTGGTTGTGGCCTCAGCTTTACCAGTGAATCTGCAGCTAAGTTTGCTGCATATGTGCTAGGGATATCTGTTGCTTCTCCAAGTAGCAGTAATAAGTGAGAATATGCATTTTCAAGTACTGTAATACTCTGTAGTTGCACCATTTTAGCACTCTTAGATGTAAAAGacgaaaaaaaaaatattaatcatGTGTCTTTCACTCATCCTGTGGAAGCATGGATACAGGAAGATTGCCAGAATTTGAAGAATCGATCTGTATTTCCTGTTAACTGTCCTCTGAGCTCATCCTCTTGTACAACTTGCCTTTCTGCTTAAATCACAGTTTGCCTTGAGTGGCTGAGTCCTTGGAGCTTTCCAGAGGAGTGTCTTCCAAATTCATGAGTGTGTAGCAGCCTAACTCCTGCTGATGTCAGTTGTTTGACCCTGATTTCAACAGGACTCTTGCACTATCTCAGTAGAGCAGCAGTGTTTCTAGGTCCTGTTTCAGATCAGCAGTTGTGAACTAAATGCATGAGAACATGAGTTACTTGCAGATCTTCTGGCTTACTTTGAAGCCTTTTAACTTTTCTGGAGGCAAAGGGAAGATACCTCCAGTTtagttatattttgttttcagagcactTTTAAGTAACTGCCCCATTTCTCTTCAGAAGCTCTTTGGCGGAGATGCAGAATCGCCACGGAGCCAGGGCACCAGACCGGGAGCACTCGCCTCGCCTTGTCCAGAGAGGTACTGAAAGCAGCCTCCAGCTCACAGGGCCAAGCCCAGCTGTGTTCAGTTTAAAACACCTTTGCTTGTCAGCAAGTGACTCCCCAGCTCCTCTATGGCTGGgtagctgcagagctgcagagaatgTAATTCTCCGGCTTTTAGAAGCAAGTCGGTTCTCTTTCAACCATTAAACAAAATGagtgggaaacaaaacaaaacaaaacaaaaaaaaacaagtaacaGGTAATTATTTGTCTTCTCTGCTTGCAGGAACTGGTAGTCAAGAATGGCCAGAGCAGCAGAATATCTCAATATACTCCTGtccaaaatgtgaagaaattctgCCCGATTTGGACACACTGCAGATTCATGTTATGGACTGCATTAATTGAATAACGCCCTCTTGTTCTTCATGTACTGGAATTTCACCTGctgaacataatttttttttctttctgctagaGTAAGTTCATTCTACATCCAGCAAAGGAGATTTTCAaggtttttctcatttattcaatggaaaaacagaaaatctcttACCCTACCCTGTACTCACTGAACTTGTTTTAACAAGAGTTAGGAAATGAATTCTTACAGGTTAACAACATGGACGCATTAAGAAACTCCCTGTGTGTCTGCTGCAATGAAATCTTGAAGGAACATTCCCCTGATGTGCTCTGCTCTTACAGCTACCCGCAGCGCTGGGCTGAATTGCTGCAGTAAAAAAGGAGATGAGAGATATGCCCATCAGTTCAACTACCGTAAGCCTGTAAATACTTCATCTCTCATATACTATTAATCAGGAAACTAATATGTTCAACAGCTGTTTGAGAAGCTTCCAGTAAAATGGAGTGTTTCATATTCATTGAGCATTTAAGATGAAGCCACCTCTTTCTCCAGATGGCAGTTTAGTTGCTGCCCTTGTGACCATACTAATCTGATGTTATATTTTTGATGGCTTACGTAACTTCTTGCTTTAGTTGGACGTAGGTAAGGTTTAAGACAGATCACTGAGGTCTGGTATATGTAGCTCCTGGTGTACCCAAGTCACTGGGTTTTataaaactgtttatttttaaggtgTTGCCTTGATTCTTCTTTATTGTAATAAATTTATTTGAACCTGTACAGTATTGTGTTAGAGAAAGTTGAAATGGATGTAACCTAATTTAAAGAGAGGAGTATAATGGATTTTCAAATCTCAAAATAAATCTATTGCAAGTATAAAATTATCAATGCCTGTTAATATTTTGGATGCTGAAAGGGGAATGCCAGTATCTGTGGCTGGAAAGCTTATATAGAAAGAACAGTAGTGCATTAGGTCTGTTCTTGTCCTCACTTTTGATTTTTATCTCAACAAATAACAGTTCTTGGCATGCTGTTGTGTTAAATACACAACTCTTAGCAAAATGAGAACAAGCATGATCAGCTTATGACATGATTACAATTAGCAGTGGTATTAGCCATGGAAGCTGAGCTATCTCAGTTTTCTTGTAGACCAGAAATGATGAAAGCAGTTGTCACGTGAGCAACAGAAGGACAGTTCAGGCACTAAGCCAGGAAAGTGAGACTCAGTGTTGAAACACATTTCCTCACACGTCTGGCAGCCTCAGTTATGTATATGGAGTCATGAGGTCACTCTCCATCACACGGCTTGTGAGCCATGTCACCTGTCCATAAGAAACACAAGACTGTACCCTGTGGCCAACAGTGACTGGTCTGTGGCCTTTACTGCTGACATTTCAGGGAGGAATTCCACTTCTGTACACATTGAAGTCCAATTGAAGAgatcagctttaaaaaaaaataaatctatacTTTTTGTCATTGCTTGTCTTCTCTGCACTGTGTTCACTGAGTCTGTGAGAAtatcccagctctgtgctttgctgaaaaGGCATATTCACACATCTGGAAGAGGGACTCTGGTTTGGGGATGGCTGTGCCAGCACAACAAGGTACATAGAAAACTCCACCAGGCCTCAGTTTCAGACAGCTGGAAGGGAAGGTAATGCATCTTTTAAAGTAAAGATGTCAAGCTGTGTTATGAAGTCCACTGCTATCCATCAGTGACAGCTAACACAACTTTTCAGATATGggaggagaaatatttttataagtgAACACGTGACACTTCAATACATTTCTGCTACTCTGAAGTTCAGACCAATGTTAAAAGGATGACAAAACCCATGAGAGAGATGCATGTGCAGTAAAAGTAATATATATAGCTTATGTCATCTTGTCATCTTGAGCTAAGAAGAATGGAACAACTCACAGCTCCATAGGAGAAAGCCTTAGGGCTGCTGGATACCACAACTGAGTGTGCAGTGTTATAGCAGATATTCTGTACTGGTACATGACAAATTCTCCTGTCAACCTACTTCAATAAATAAGCACTTCTCCAGATTGTCCTGCGGATGATGGAGGAGAAAACACTGAACAGATCAATAGtggaattagaaataaaaaattcagtgaCTTGGTATTTTGCTTCAGACCTGGCATTGAAAACAGTCTAGAGCTgattaattcaaaataaagataaaaaaatgtGAGATTTATATTTCACTGCAAGCAGATTAATATTCTTAAAATTTACACACCAAAAATGTCTGTCGGTGTTCCTTGGAGCAAATAAAACATTCCTTCACTGCATTTTAGTGTATGAAGACAAACATTTCTCACGCCATGCTGCCAGTGAACTCTCAGCTACCAGTAGCAGGAAAAGTAATCTCTTTATTGCCTTTATAATTAAAGCAAagatttgtttctatttttgtgGTTGTCACTATTGTTCTAATTATCCGTTGTAAACTCTGGATGCCTGCTTTCTGTTAGCTATAGCTCACGCTCCCACACATCTTCATCCATAATTTCAGCTAATGCAAGAGCTGGCTGAAATCTACTGTGAAGAGATATTCATCGGCTTGGTTGCACCCTTCTTCATCAATTACAAGCACTCCCAGAAGATGCAATATCTTATTGACTTTTAATTAGCTCCTCATGACAGCAGGATTTATGGGCTTTTTTCCTTGAATCCAGTTTTATTACAGGAGCTATGCAATAGTTATGGATTCTGCAATGATCAAAAACTGATGGAAATGCAACTAGGCCAAAATCAAACTAATAGAAAGACAATAGAGCTGATTTCCTCTGAGTAGCGTTAACCTTATTAATGAAAACATAGAAAATCGATGTGAAAGGCCAGAGGAGGAATTACTTACGCATCTGTCAAGCcaaaattaatcattttaagAGGCTTCAGTAAGAGAAGAGGATCTGAGCACAGGAATACGAACAGGAAGACATGGGCATAAGCTGAAGTAGGTCTTCATAGAAAGATAAGATCTAATACTGCAAACCAGGAGGGACAAGGAACTGCAAATAATAACACCCCGATACGCTGAAACCCGCTAATGCAAGAGGGAGGATTATTTTCCTGTACCGTCATCATTAAGTACAGTCCATTTAGCACAGTGGACAAAAGACCGGTGAACGTGGCCAGCAGATGCTCATTAGCACAAGTTTAAGAGTAATTTGCTTTCCCTTAGATGAAagataaaacatgtttttgctTTAACATGATTGGACTCCACGCGTTAATGGAATACCACCTGTCACATGCCCCTGTTTTAACAAGACACATTCCTGCTGTCACAGTGtgtcccacagccagcagccacgTGAGACACAATTCCCAGTCTTAAACCCAAACTGAGAAGAGGCCAGAAATAGTCCTGTGGTTGGGTGGGAGATCTGTGAGCAGGAAAATACTGCTGGATTTGCAGACCTCAGTTTGCAGAGTGGGGCAAGCCATCATTGCTCCAATGAGATGGAAAGCAGGGTGATGTGGAGATGCCCTGTGGGGATCACACAGACCATaagcagacaaaacagaaaaaccaatTCTTAACACCTGGAATTGATAAGTTCCAAGGCTGTTAATGGGCAAGGGGTAATCCAGTGCACTAAATCTGCaattaataaaatacaaaactaaCTTGTGTTACCATCTGCCTGCTTTTGGGAAATGCCTGGGTAAGAGAGCCAGCTATTTCCAAATATACCATAGCCTACCCAATGATTCCCACTCATCCAAGACAACTGAGGGGTTGTTTCACAGCcaattgctgcagctgctgggtcAAGAAACACAGGGCAACAACACATAGCTGTCCTTACTGGGATTGGTACAAAGTGGTGCCTTCCAACCACCCAGCAGACCACTTCAGCTGCCCAACTAAACATTCCTCAATTGCTTTGGATatttcactggaacaggttgtccaaggaggctgtggatgccccatccctgcaggcatccatggccaggctggatgtggctctggacagcctggtctgatggttggcaaccctgcacacagcaggggattgaaactggatgatcattgtggtccttttcaacccaggacattctgtgattccatttgAGTGCATCTTCAGTTTTATCCTGCGAACTACAGGAATTTTTTCTTAACTCCTTCAGCTACCAAAGCCTGTCTGTCCTTGATTTATCCTTTATAATCCGGGAGTGGCACAGATGGTCACCAGTGACACCGCCTCTTTCTCCATAACATCTTGCAGGTTGGATTTAGTACAAGAGAAAGCTCATCCTCCTAAGAGCAATTTGAGGCGATTCCTGCGTATAATTCATATTACAAGGGAAAAGTCATAATTTAAAGGGAAAGAGACTAAAACAGAAGGCACCTGTATCATCAGGAATTTCAGTTTCCACAGGACCGCTGTTGCCAGCCCCGACCCACAGACTCCCTGCCCACAGCCAAGATGGCGCCCGCGCCGCCAGCACTAAAGATGGCGCTGACGCAGAGAGCGGCGCGCTGGCGCGCATGCGCGAGGAGGGCGGAGCGCGATTGGAGTTTTGGCGGGTGCTTGGAGAGCGCGGGAGGCGGTGAGCCGGGCTGTGGGGGGAAGCCTGGGGGAGAGGGATCGGGATCGGGATCGGGATCGAGATTGAGAGGGGAGGGGATTCCTGAGATCGGGGGTACGAGGGGAAGGGATCCGTTGAGTCGGGTCAGGGAGATTGGGCTGAACCGGGGATGGAGTCCCTTTgcggagggaggaaggagggatcCCTGGATGGGGGGCTGGGACAGGGCTTTGTTCTCCAGGTTGTGGTCTTGTGCTGCAGGGGGCTCAGCTCAAATCGGGCTTCACGTGTGGAAATACACGTGTGGCTTTAAGTTCAGCGCTCTCATGGGCAGCTGTGGATAGAAAGAGTGATGCTTGATCGAGAGTGGTGACGTCCATTTGTAATATCCATCCCAACGGTATCCATTTGTTCTCCTGTGACAGAGTCTGTTTGGCCTTGGGGGCTCTGGAAGGAATCCTGGTGAGATTATGGATGGTAAGGGATAAAAGCACTGCCTTACTTGCAGTAGGGAAGCTTTCTGATGAAGTGCAGAGAGCTCTGTTTGCCTCTTAACAAAAGAAATTACTTTGTGCTCCCTCTGGCTTTGTGCATTGCCTCTTGTGAGGCTGCATTTGTGTTTTCCTCGGGGCCAAATGCTAAATATGTTTTGCAGTGTGTATGCGTCTCTGCTCTGTCTGTCCTGTTCTCCTCCCTgtacttctttttcatttttctgtttttagaatCATCTTtacagttggaagagacctttataggtcatctagtccaactccctgcaatgaacagggacatgcacagcttgatgagattgcccagggcctgatccatccttgccttgaaagtctccgtggacagggcatcaaccacatctctgggcttCCTGTTCcggtgcctcaccaccctcgctgtaaaagacaaggaaaaagtCCAACCTATATTTACCCTCCTCAAGCTTTTTGACCTTTTGCTTCATGTTTCTCTGCTGCCCTGTTTGCTTCCTTGAGCAAAGTGAATCTGAGGATATGCTTTCTTGCTTGCCTTGCATCTTCCTCTTAAGCTCCTATTACCAAGAGCCATGTGGGTGTCACTCTGTCCTCTGCAGGTCCCACGGCttttctttgcagcagaagCTGTCATAAGGCAGCTGGCCAGGAGGAAATTCCAGTGCTAAGTCTGCCAAGTTTTCTCCTGACCAGCCAGCCTGGGTCGGGAGCTGAGACTGTCCACTACAATGTATCTATTGGACCAGGTAGCAGGAAGCTGTTTTGTCTTCCTTAAGCCAAAGCTGaagcagttttttaaaaattccatttgctgctcagatttagttttgctttttatttgcctGTGATTTAAATGTCTTGAATGTTTTATTCTGTAGCAGCTTTCCTCCAAAAGGACAGAAGTAACACTGAGTTTAATTTTTTGCTTCAGGTGATGAAGATTTGGATCTGTTGGTCTCCCTcctggaagaaaatgaggagGCTGAAAAGGAGAATTCTCCTGAGGAGGAAGATACCCCAAAGGATGAGAAAGGAGAACCAGATGAGTATGATGAGCTCTTTGATGCAGAAGATGATGCATCATACACTGAGGAGGTGGATGCTGACAGCATAATTGATGAGCAAAAGG encodes:
- the OPTN gene encoding optineurin isoform X1, with amino-acid sequence MSSKPQIRPAENGEHCRSKMENGMDSVAPPTLSTYTPEEMVQQMKELITENNELKEAMKLHNQAMKDRYEELSIWREKQKEEREFYETKFKEAKQCLLAKCVENEQLQQQLQSLKEREEGAEMEGCAAPEKEARQLKSKVQRLQAEKADLLAIISELQVKLNIASAEDSFVEIGMNEEVNRTAKENQDNSSEVATNIAVYIRSKSADESKNLESEELTVSQLLCCLRNETERREKLEKELQDHKERLSKMENETSNCLESGTQTNQEEESSETIGSEVESLKKQVCALFKELQEAHEKLKEAELIQKKLQEKCQALERVNSAAAMELEEKQQLIYTIKKLELQVESVQAEVKLEQAKTQDEKTRYSSLQDAYNKLLPELTEAMKTISEMKVKELDRVDKVVVEELNAKVLLAEQALAAKQLQMDEMKQLIAKQEEDLETMAVLRAQMEVYCSDFHAERAAREKIHEEKEQLAVQLAYLLKEQQNLEDLGRSSLAEMQNRHGARAPDREHSPRLVQRGTGSQEWPEQQNISIYSCPKCEEILPDLDTLQIHVMDCIN
- the OPTN gene encoding optineurin isoform X2, yielding MSSKPQIRPAENGEHCRSKMENGMDSVAPPTLSTYTPEEMVQQMKELITENNELKEAMKLHNQAMKDRYEELSIWREKQKEEREFYETKFKEAKQCLLAKCVENEQLQQQLQSLKEREEGAEMEGCAAPEKEARQLKSKVQRLQAEKADLLAIISELQVKLNIASAEDSFVEIGMNEEVNRTAKENQDNSSEVATNIAVYMSKSADESKNLESEELTVSQLLCCLRNETERREKLEKELQDHKERLSKMENETSNCLESGTQTNQEEESSETIGSEVESLKKQVCALFKELQEAHEKLKEAELIQKKLQEKCQALERVNSAAAMELEEKQQLIYTIKKLELQVESVQAEVKLEQAKTQDEKTRYSSLQDAYNKLLPELTEAMKTISEMKVKELDRVDKVVVEELNAKVLLAEQALAAKQLQMDEMKQLIAKQEEDLETMAVLRAQMEVYCSDFHAERAAREKIHEEKEQLAVQLAYLLKEQQNLEDLGRSSLAEMQNRHGARAPDREHSPRLVQRGTGSQEWPEQQNISIYSCPKCEEILPDLDTLQIHVMDCIN